CATAGCAGAGTgttttaaaagttgtttaaactTACTGCCATAACATTAGCAGGGACGAATCATCTACTTGAGTTGATGAAAGCAGTAAAGATGAAAATGAGGCTCAATGTTCTCTGCtgactgtttttactgtaaacaGTTTGGCCTTTAAGTCAGCCGTTTTGCTGTGTTTGGAAGTCTTTGTTTTTAGTTTTACAGTATTGTTAACCTAAGGTCTTAGGTGCTCTATCCACACCAAAAACATAAAGTTAAAACTTGAATGATCGTGGCTGTGGTTTTGCATTATCCGGGCCAATTTGAATGTCACAGTATTtgcaggtctctctctctctctctctacacacacacacacacacacacacacacacacacacacacacacaatcttagCATGTTATTAacgtgtgattttcttttttggggaTATGCTGTAAGTTTGTTCTATTTTGTAAATGTGTTCTTTAAAACTGGTCAATTTtaggttttattaaattgtttgtcACATTTATACGTCACCTTATACCAGTGCAAACTCATCGCACCATGTATTTTCATCACTCTGATATATTTATGTGGTTATTTATTATAGTGCATTTTATGTTTCTTGTTTGAGAAGGGAGAAGAAAAATATGCTGAGGACAAGCTTTATTTCATTATGCGCAATTACAAATAATGTGCAACTAAATAATGTGTTTTGCCAGTGCCTGTTCGTTAAGCTAGTCTACCAACAATAACATGCTGGTCTATGCAGTGGTTTAgcagggtgtatgtgtgtgtatatgtgtgttcagCTCCATTTGTTACTCTACCAACACAACCACCGCAGTAACAGAGAATGTTGTATTAATGGAAACATTTTCCTGTTCTGTTTACATAAAGAACAACTTCAAGGGTAGCGGCTTGTCCGAACCAAAAAGGGATTTTTAACTGAGATTCATGGTTAATTGTGTAACTGTGTCCAAGAGTAGACTAGTATAGTTCAGTGTCTTGGAAACAGGTCCATAATCATCACCATATAGTGCCTGGGCTGGTGCGCATATGTACATTTTGATAGTGCACCTTTGTCTGTTTTACTGAGGtaataaagattttaaaagttGTGTGGAATTATTGCCCTCAGTCgatcttatatttatttatttatattcttccAAGAGCTTGggccattttacatttacatttacatttatgcatttggcagacgcttttatccaaagcgacttacagtgcacttattacagggacaatcaccccggagcaacctggagttaagtgcattgctcaaggacacaatggtggtggctgtggggattgaaccagcgaccttctgtgACCTATCagtttaacagttatgtgctttagaccactacaccaccaccactccattcttTTGCATGATTTTCAGAAAATAATGTTTGGACTTTTCAGATGAGAAACTAACTGACACTTTGTGATCTTGCATATTAATAATGGCTTCACTTTTTGGATAAGAAAAATCATCAAGCTTAATTTAGAGACTGCACAAATCCATTTGTGGCTTTGTGCTTAGTATgtcattttttctttatttttttaaagaaatctgataaatataatacaatctttccaaatatattttatatatttgatataaaatatagattttaggtttatatatatatatatatatatatatatatacacacacacacacacacacacacacacaggtggccaaaagtttggaaaaatttacagattttgctcttatggaaagatattggtacttttattcatcaaagtggcatttaactgatcacaaagtatagtcagaacattaataacatgaaaaattactattacaatttgaaaaaaaaaaaaaaaatccaaacttcctaaactacttcaaagagttctcattaaaaaatcctccacgtgcagcaatgacagctttgcagatccttggcattctagctgtaagtttttccagatactcaggtgacatttcaccccacacttcctgtagcacttaccatagatgtgtctgtcttgtctggcacttctcacgcaaCTTACTGTctggctgatcccacaaaagctcccacaaaatgaggttaagatccatgTAGTGTTCAGTGATGGGAGGGAAAGGAGGACATGGATACTTGGGCTTCAACTAAAAGTATAACTACTAATAAACTCAAAATCGCTTTTTAGCATCACACTCATAAGCTTCAGGTTTTGGATAGTCTTTCTCTGACTGGTAGCTCTCTCCCCTCATCTCTGGCGTGGTCCCTTTTTATTGCTCTCTTCAGTGCTTACTGCAGTCAGAAACAGGTTTTAGACATTATAGCAttcaggtgtgtgcacccttactgctttctggaagaacgcttgaccacgcccccaccgtcacaatccataacactcttttccaattatctgttgttcaatgtctgtttgtttgcccactctaacctattctttttgtttttctgtttcaaaagtggctttttctttgcaattcttcccatacctttgtatgaaatcttcagttttttggcaatttcaagcattgtattgcttttttactaatattgaccttaagacatgccagactattgcatactgtgacaactcaaaaacaaacacaaagacaatgttaaatttcatttaacaaaccaaatagttttcaactgagtttgatataatggcaagtgattttgtaATACCAaactatcaatttagcatgattactcaaggataaggtattggagtgatggctgctggaaatgggcctgtccagattttataaaaataacttttttcaaatagtgatgctgttttacatcagtaatgtcctgactatactttgtgatcagttgaatgccactttggtgaattatagTACCAAATTCCTtcagaatctgtacattattccaaacttttggccaccagcgtgtgtatatatatatatatatatatatatatatatatatatatatatatatatatatatatatatatatatatatatatgaatgtaaaATGCAAAGGTGTAGACATCTTAAGAACAAAAGTCCAATTTTGTCTCTCATTTAACATGAAAACAATACATGAATAGTAGttataaagcaattaaaatataaaaaattgtgtCATTGCTTGGCATTTCTGTTAATTTATGTGGTCTTCATTTCTACCTTTAATGACATGCACTAATGCCAGTCAATGTCCATAAACCACTCTGCATTGTTTTTGAAACACAATCAAATAAaggataaagaaaaaaaattatgaaaagtgtgaaagaaaaataaaacctaaaaacaacCATTTGAGAACATTCTGTTCTTATTAGTTCATCACACAAAAAACTCCCAGCAACACTCTGGGaaggtttgtttttggttttaaaaataaaacctaaaaataactgTTCGAGAACATTCTTAATAAGtttgtttatggttataaaaacaacaaaaaatagccAAGAACGTTCTTAAGTTCTTTTTAGGTTGTTACACAAAAAACTCCCTGCAACGTGCTGGAAATGTTACTTTATGGTTCTAAAAAATAGACCCTAAAGAGAACATTCCTAGAACGTTAGTTCCCACAAAAAACAACCACACGAGAACATATGCTAACGTTAGGGGAATGTTCTGTGCTTGCTGGGATGTCAACCACCCATTTTCACTTAGTGTGTTTGCATGCACACCGATATGCTGATATCTAAAAATAATTGTAagaaaaatctgacaatgcaaagTGTGTTTACACAAGACTTCAAACCATCAGATTATTCACTGCTTTTGatatcaaaacataaacaggGACAACATGTATGCACATTAGACAATCTTGTAAAAACCGTGAAATGTGCAAATATCTGTGTGCTGATCGGTTTAcgcttaaaccatttatgaccttaaCCCAAGAAAAGAAAATTCCATTTATTCCACAATTAAACACAAATATTACATATGTGTGACCGGTTTATTACAGTGCCGTATATTCTCAAATATCCCATTTCATACAATTTTATTTCTTGTTTAACTGCAAGCCAAGCaaacaaaatatgttattattGCTGAGAATGTTGTAGATCACAGACAAAATTCCCCTGTAACTCTAGACCAGAGAAATTACAGTCCAAAACACATGGAGTGCCTGCATCCCTGTGGAACTAATTTTCCATAAATTTAATGTTTCAGGTCGACACTACAATATTGCATGAAGTGTGACCAGGATAACCACCAGAATGAACTAACTGTGTAATAAATGCACAAAGGTAATTGTCAGTTAGCTTACAGTGTGGGAAAATGTTATTGCCTTTTTTATCGGAGTACAATCTCAAAACAGAATGGCAGTGAGCACACACACTATAGACACATGCAAGACAAGAATGTCTTTAACAATGGTAACAGTACTTTTTTCCACCACAAATGTAGATGTACATAGAAATCTTATAGACTAATTATACAAAAGAGTGGAATAGACACTCGAAAAATTCATGCATATATATTGCTGTTTAGGTATTAGATAAGAAATAACCAGAGAAGAGATGTTGTGATTCAGGTTTCCCTTTTAAGATCAAATATGGCTTATATTCTGATAATTAACccctctggcttgattgatctgTCACTAATAGTTATAGCTCTTCACAAATCAAAATGTGTGTCAGGTGAATGGTGTAAGTGTCCTGTATTTTGCTGTAGTGTGCTCTCTCCTGGCCAAAGTCAGAACACATTACGATAATATCTAAATCTACATGTGCTCGAGATTATTCTACTATTTCTTCAGCATGTCCTGCAGTGGGCCTGGTAGATACTTCATCATTGTGTCCATGATGTTTTCCTCTTCATCGTCATCTCCACAGCCAGATGGTACCGCTTTCTTTGGACGAGTCAGACTGCCTTCGCTGGCTTGCTCCATGGCTGCCTGTGCCTCGGCTTCTGCCTCCTCTCGTTTCTTAATGCCATACTAATACACATAACAAACCAAAGCATGTCATTAACTACCCTTGGTACCATGGCACAGTGATGGTACGTAATATTAACTGTGGTGCATTTTTGTCAGTGTAAAAATGGCTTACTCTCAGACAATCATCAATTTACATATATTGTCAGAGACTGCTAAACATTTCAATAATCAGCTCAGTGAGTAATACgctaataaataacaaaaagtatCTTGTTCagaaaatctgacaatgcaagaaatccacgtttacatgagatttgaaatcatggGGCTGTTCTCTGCTTTTCACGTACATAGGCATGCGCACAACAATTGCATACATTGAATGTTCCTGTAAGGAAAACAATGCTAAATCGGGCTAACTGATTTTGGTATTTCATGTAGTAATTGCTATGTTGGCATTATTTTAAGACCTATTGGTCGCTCGaaccttgtctctgatgccctgTCTTATGACTTCCCGCTCTGCTTCCATCTTGGCATGTTTAGCCTTCCTCTCATCCTCCTCCTGTTTGAGAGCTTCCTGTCTCgcctcttccttctctttttcTGCTTCAGGGTCTTTATCTTCCTCTCCCCCCATCATTTTACCCACATCAGGGGGGCCTCCTGTTCACAGATAAGTGATGAGTTATTACACATGTATCAAAATAATACATAAGAATGGCATAAAGACGTGTGTATGTGTAGTAGGACCATGTGTCTTTATTAGCATTGAACATGAAGCAAAATACATGTATGCAGAGTACAAAATACTTTAAGgcgtctttaactactatgtacttaaagggattgttcacccaaaaatacaaatatattctcttataatttactcaccatcctggcatctcagatgtgtatgactttctttattctgcagaacacaaatgaagatttttagaacaatatttcagctctgtaggtccacacaatgcaagtgaatgggtaccaaaatgtgaaagctccaaaatccatctaaagggagcataaaagtaatccatatgactccaatggataaatccatgtgttcagacacaatatgataggtgtgggtgagaaccagatcaatatttaagtctatttattcattttttcattaattatcctccctgtccagtagggttcgatatgcatgaataatgtgaatcaccaaaaacagaagaaggagaaagtgaaggaaaaataatttaaatattgatctgtttctcacccacacctatcatattgattcagaacatatggatttaaccaccataGTCGTCTAGAGAGTATCCCTTAtgaggattttggagcttcaaaatgttggcacccattcactttcattgtgaggaaCAACagtgttgaaatattcttctaaaaatcttagtttgcgttcagcagatgaaagatagtcagacacatttgggatggcatgaggttgagtaaatgatgagagaattaaattttttgggtgaaataaccctttaaaatgtgaatgtacttattatgtacatttaaagatcctgcatttaattacatctgtaattaCACTATTAACCTtatgcctaaacctaactctaacccctaatcctaaccttaaccttacccttactcctaaaccaaCCTGTACCTCAAACAAAGTAGCAGCAAATTTGAATCTTGTGAGagttttgcaaaacaacatgtagttacacagtaaatgtattttaatatgtattttatatgtattttaatgttagttcacagttttcattatataaaagtcaggataaaagtGTACACTTTTTGAGCGGGAAAACTGACAAATCATAGAACAAATGCCATACATTAATTATCTTCAGGGGAGGACAGAAATGACCGTGTGACCCAGCAAAAgatacttctgattggctcaagacaTCTTTGGGGTGTGGCCAACCTCAACTCAACATAACCTTCACATCTAGGATGAATATC
This genomic window from Xyrauchen texanus isolate HMW12.3.18 chromosome 11, RBS_HiC_50CHRs, whole genome shotgun sequence contains:
- the LOC127651927 gene encoding complexin-1-like; amino-acid sequence: MNFLMKAALGGGPPDVGKMMGGEEDKDPEAEKEKEEARQEALKQEEDERKAKHAKMEAEREVIRQGIRDKYGIKKREEAEAEAQAAMEQASEGSLTRPKKAVPSGCGDDDEEENIMDTMMKYLPGPLQDMLKK